From a single Amphiprion ocellaris isolate individual 3 ecotype Okinawa chromosome 18, ASM2253959v1, whole genome shotgun sequence genomic region:
- the LOC111577812 gene encoding zinc finger protein 135-like, with product MDGGISDLAGSSLSLSALRLLVPPIRLVSAAIWQTVEQKVVSDYGLLEEFVFMVTEIVPQLLSTRQRAELILGLRARLILELCRSDDTADIHVIQPHLDRMQNLRSLWSVETAAEQDVSDCHFMGLVRNLLRDPDERKNFFQDVFPGDFGPTYDKAIQTLMWLFLSRLEKLLPTQTLQQIASLLSDASSVLNEYVDTFTQPQELKVLLDTQKDLAQLDDIESYIVDSGILSALCLPPVERVVIVNEQTGTDTESGLVYTVCTEMEVESENKEVYMEGTGNPEQCVQTQWFGLDSDVKAEMDTVMVTDPTDGADVSESEMADDHQDDQSETLIIGEDGQVTVLDGVEKKPKRRGRKKKITVDEDYEVESGARGRTEDAGIDVLWERPVRKNRGLKMKRYLSQWRKSGKTQSSNTNSGPKKFAKSSDLDNRTCKVCGKVVSQAKFLQRHMNQHSGELPHCCPVCKRFYKSLRYLQQHKCTKGGRKSKEQETAANMGEQSSSGVTTSAEQLSDSAIHDPDYSQSDKELGEKSPDGNKSVIEGPFYCPHCSVEFKCKQTFRFHLRNICYTEQQVDPERPEDVKHCFRCDECDKAFKYKSTLDSHKQTHNPLYCEVCMKLVRDSEALAMHKESHTPFQCNRCEENFPVFKALHKHYIDTHNPTEPYTCSHCQTTFASLKRFIRHEWKHTGYQPFQCPHCSKRFRSYSDLVEHQKKHTKAYPFLCWECGKKFRHGVTLTRHVERVHHSGEPVTEKPTPTFTCAQCGKTFTSRRCLLKHDNFHHKGLRFPCEHCGKGFFGKDALVRHTLIHTGERPFKCDDCEKSFRSAAELKIHRRYHTGERPFKCNICEKGFVQSCFLTLHMRTHTGERPYVCTVCSKGFSSLHGLKRHRRLVHA from the exons TCCTGGAGCTGTGTCGCTCTGATGACACGGCTGACATCCATGTCATTCAGCCACATCTTGACCGAATGCAGAACCTGAGATCTTTGTGGAGTGTGGAG ACCGCTGCAGAGCAAGATGTGTCTGATTGTCATTTCATGGGCCTTGTGAGAAATCTGCTGAGAGATCCTGATGAGAGAAAAAACTTTTTCCAG GATGTTTTCCCAGGGGACTTTGGTCCCACATATGACAAAGCAATCCAGACACTGATGTGGTTGTTTCTGTCCAGACTTGAAAAGCTTCTTCCTACCCAAACTCTCCAGCAG atTGCCTCTCTGCTCAGTGATGCCTCATCTGTTCTGAATGAATACGTGGACACTTTCACTCAACCTCAGGAGCTCAAAGTCTTGCTGGACACTCAGAAAGATCTCGCCCAGTTAGATGACATTG aatcttACATTGTCGACAGTGGCATCTTGTCAGCTCTGTGCCTCCCACCTGTGGAGAGAGTCGTAATTGTCAATGAGCAGACAGGAACAGATACAGAGAGTGGTCTTGTGTATACTGTCTGCACAGAGATGGAGGTGGAATCAGAGAACAAGGAGGTGTACATGGAGGGAACTGGGAACCCTGAACAGTGTGTGCAGACTCAGTGGTTTGGTCTCGACAGTGATGTTAAAGCAGAAATGGACACTGTCATGGTTACAGATCCCACTGATGGTGCTGACGTCAGCGAGAGCGAAATGGCAGACGACCACCAGGATGACCAATCCGAAACACTGATCATTGGAGAGGATGGCCAGGTGACAGTGCTGGATGGTGTAGAGAAGAAGCCAAAAAGGCGTggcaggaaaaagaaaattactgtAGATGAAGACTATGAAGTGGAAAGTGGAGCGAGAGGCAGAACAGAAGATGCAGGAATTGATGTGTTGTGGGAAAGACCTGTGCGAAAGAACAGAGGACTTAAGATGAAACGGTACCTGTCGCAGTGGAGGAAATCTGGCAAGACACAGAGCAGTAATACCAACAGTGGCCCTAAAAAGTTTGCCAAAAGCAGCGACTTGGACAACAGAACATGCAAAGTGTGTGGCAAGGTGGTGAGTCAAGCCAAGTTTTTACAGCGCCACATGAATCAGCACTCGGGGGAACTGCCCCACTGTTGTCCTGTGTGCAAGAGATTTTATAAGAGCCTGCGATACTTGCAACAACATAAATGTACAAAGGGTGGCAGGAAATCCAAGGAACAAGAGACAGCAGCAAACATGGGTGAACAGTCATCCAGTGGGGTGACAACCAGTGCAGAGCAGCTGTCGGACAGCGCCATCCATGACCCTGACTATTCTCAGTCTGACAAAGAATTAGGAGAGAAAAGTCCTGATGGAAATAAGAGTGTGATAGAAGGTCCATTTTACTGTCCTCACTGCAGTGTTGAGTTCAAGTGCAAACAAACGTTCAGGTTccatttaagaaacatttgcTACACTGAGCAGCAAGTGGATCCCGAAAGGCCTGAGGATGTTAAGCATTGTTTCAGGTGCGATGAATGTGACAAGGCATTCAAGTACAAGTCAACATTGGATTCCCACAAACAGACTCACAACCCACTCTACTGCGAGGTGTGTATGAAACTGGTGCGTGACTCAGAAGCATTGGCAATGCACAAAGAATCCCACACGCCATTTCAGTGTAACCGCTGTGAAGAGAATTTCCCTGTGTTTAAGGCTCTTCATAAGCACTATATCGACACCCATAACCCCACTGAGCCTTACACCTGCTCCCACTGTCAGACAACATTTGCCAGTTTGAAGCGTTTTATCAGACATGAATGGAAACACACCGGTTACCAACCATTTCAGTGCCCTCACTGCAGTAAAAGATTCCGATCATACTCTGATCTTGTAGAGcaccagaaaaaacacacaaaagcatatCCATTCCTTTGCTGGGAGTGTGGCAAGAAATTCAGGCATGGCGTTACGCTGACGAGGCACGTAGAGCGAGTGCATCACTCTGGTGAACCTGTAACTGAAAAACCTACGCCAACCTTCACCTGCGCTCAGTGCGGGAAGACCTTCACTTCCAGGAGGTGCCTTCTGAAACATGACAATTTCCATCACAAAGGGCTGCGTTTCCCATGTGAGCACTGTGGGAAGGGATTCTTTGGCAAGGACGCACTGGTGAGGCACACTTTGattcacacaggtgagaggccTTTCAAGTGCGACGACTGTGAGAAGTCTTTCAGATCCGCTGCAGAATTAAAGATCCACAGGAGGTACCACACGGGGGAAAGACCATTTAAGTGCAACATCTGTGAAAAGGGTTTCGTCCAGTCCTGTTTTCTTACTCTTCACATGCGGACCCATACTGGAGAGAGGCCTTATGTTTGTACAGTGTGTAGCAAGGGGTTTTCAAGCTTGCATGGCCTAAAAAGACACAGGAGACTTGTTCACGCATAG